One Lycium barbarum isolate Lr01 chromosome 5, ASM1917538v2, whole genome shotgun sequence genomic window carries:
- the LOC132641639 gene encoding nuclear pore complex protein NUP155 isoform X3: MTCISSTDRGHIFLAGRDGHIYELQYSTGSGWQKRCRKLCLTAGLGSVISRWVVPNVFKFGAVDPIVEMVIDNERHILYARTEEMKIQMFSLGENGDGPLKKVAEERNLINQRDSSGGRQPAGSRAPRSAKTTIVSISPLSLLESKWLHLVAVLSDGRRMYLSTSSSGGNTSTAGSFGGLNHQKPNCLKVVTTRPAPPLGAGSGLPFGAVSLASRSQSEDLSLKIESAYYSAGTLVLSDSSPSTVSSLLIVNRDSSSQSSSSSLGAGARSSRPLRELVSSLPIEGRMLFVADALPLPDTAAAVQSLYLQLEFCGYDNSGESCERISGKLWARGDLSTQHILPRRRIVIFSTMGMMEVVFNRPVDVLRRLLESNSPRSLLEDFFSRFGSGESAAMCLMLAARIIYTETLVSNVAAERAAEAYEDPRLVGVPQLEGSGAFSNTRAPAGGFSMGQVVQEAEPVFSGAHEGLCLCSSRLLLPLWDLPVFITKGSIASSDAFDNVVIVCRLPGESMQILEDKIRSLEKFLRSRRNQRRGLYGCVAGLGDLTGSILIGTGSDMGAGDRSMVRNLFGSYARNVESNEGGPSNKRQRLPYSSAELAAMEVRAMECIRQLLLRCGEALFLLQLLAQHHVTRLIQNFDANIKQALVQLTFHQLVCSEEGDRLATRLVSALMEHYTGPDGRGTVDDISGRLREGCPSYYKESDYKFYLAVESLERAAATLDAEERENLAREAFNYLSKVPESAELRTVCKRFEDLRFYEAVVLLPLQKAQALDPAGDAFNEQIDAGIRDLALAQREQCYEIIASALHSLKGEASKREFGSPIRPIAQSTLDQTSRKKFIRQIVQLGVQSPDRVFHQNLYRTLIDLGLEDELLEYGGPDLVPFLQNSGREPTNEVRAASAVASPTSPLAHARVAAPSNQTKYSELLARYYVLKRQHVLAAHVLVRLAERRSTDAGDTPTLEQRRQYLSNAVLQAKSAHDTDGMSGSARGALDNGLLDLLEGKLAVLQFQIKIKDELEAMASRLEASTSTSESGSGETSPNMSNILREKAQELSMELKSITQLYNDYAVPFEIWEICLEMLYFASYSGDADSSIVRETWARLIDQALMRGGIAEACAVLKRVGSHVYPGDGAVLPFDTLCLHLEKAALERVVSGAESVGDEDIPRALLAACKGAVEPVLNTYDQLLSSGAVLPTPNLRLRLLRSVLALLREWALSVFAQGMGTSVTGASLILGGTLSLGQTAVVNQGVRDKITSAANRYMTEVRRLPLPQNQTEAIYRGFRELEESLLSPFPFERF, from the exons ATGACATGTATCAGTTCCACAGACAGAGGTCACATTTTCCTTGCGGGCCGTGATGGCCACATTTATGAATTGCAGTACTCAACTGGTTCGGGGTGGCAGAAGCGGTGCCGCAAGCTCTGTCTAACTGCAGGTCTTGGAAGTGTCATATCAAG GTGGGTGGTGCCAAATGTTTTCAAGTTTGGAGCCGTAGACCCTATTGTTGAAATGGTCATTGATAATGAGAGACACATCTTATATGCGCGCACCGAAGAGATGAAAATTCAAATGTTTTCTCTTGGAGAAAATGGGGATGGACCCCTTAAAAAGGTAGCAGAAGAGAGAAATTTGATAAATCAGAGGGATTCTTCTGGTGGTAGGCAACCAGCTGGTTCAAGGGCTCCTAGATCAGCCAAAACAACCATTGTTTCCATCTCACCGTTATCTCTCTTAGAATCGAAGTGGCTACACCTTGTTGCTGTTCTATCAGATGGCAGAAGGATGTATCTTTCCACCTCTTCTTCTGGCGGAAACACTAGTACTGCTGGAAGTTTCGGTGGTCTTAACCATCAGAAGCCAAACTGCTTAAAAGTTGTAACGACTAGGCCAGCTCCTCCTCTAGGAGCAGGTAGTGGTCTTCCATTTGGAGCTGTATCTCTTGCTAGTAGATCACAGAGTGAAGATCTGTCACTGAAGATAGAATCAGCCTATTATTCTGCTGGGACTCTTGTCCTTTCGGATTCATCTCCATCAACAGTTTCTTCTCTTCTTATTGTAAATCGGGATTCAAGTTCTCAATCTTCTTCAAGTAGCTTGGGAGCAGGTGCTAGGAGTTCCCGCCCACTCCGTGAATTGGTGTCATCCCTGCCCATTGAAGGAAGGATGCTTTTCGTGGCAGATGCTCTACCCCTACCAGATACAGCAGCTGCGGTGCAGTCACTTTATTTACAGCTGGAGTTCTGTGGCTATGATAACTCGGGGGAATCCTGTGAAAGAATTTCGGGTAAACTTTGGGCTAGAGGTGATCTTTCAACCCAACATATATTACCAAGAAGGAGAATTGTCATATTCAGCACAATGGGTATGATGGAAGTAGTTTTTAACAGACCGGTCGATGTACTCAGGAGACTATTGGAATCCAATTCGCCTAGGTCATTATTAGAGGATTTCTTCAGTCGTTTTGGATCTGGAGAGTCCGCTGCCATGTGTTTAATGCTTGCTGCGAGGATAATCTATACTGAGACCTTAGTAAGTAATGTTGCTGCTGAAAGGGCGGCTGAAGCATATGAGGATCCAAGACTTGTTGGAGTACCACAGCTAGAAGGTAGTGGTGCATTTTCAAATACTAGAGCTCCAGCTGGAGGATTTAGCATGGGGCAGGTTGTGCAGGAAGCTGAGCCTGTTTTCTCCGGTGCTCATGAAGGTCTTTGCTTATGCTCATCAAGGTTACTTCTACCTTTGTGGGACCTTCCTGTTTTCATCACGAAAGGAAGCATAGCTTCTTCAGATGCATTTGACAATGTAGTAATTGTTTGCCGACTTCCTGGTGAGTCAATGCAAATCCTGGAAGACAAGATACGTTCTTTGGAGAAGTTCCTGAGATCGAGGAGGAATCAAAGAAGGGGACTTTATGGTTGTGTTGCTGGGCTAGGTGACTTGACAGGCTCAATTTTGATTGGAACTGGCTCGGATATGGGGGCTGGTGACAGAAGTATGGTAAGAAATCTATTTGGATCTTATGCTCGCAATGTTGAGTCCAATGAAGGTGGACCATCAAACAAAAGACAACGACTTCCTTATAGTTCTGCAGAACTTGCTGCCATGGAG GTTAGAGCAATGGAGTGTATCAGGCAATTGCTCCTTAGATGTGGTGAAGCCTTATTTTTGCTGCAACTTCTTGCACAACATCACGTGACACGCTTGATTCAGAATTTTGATGCTAATATCAAGCAGGCCCTAGTTCAGCTGACATTCCATCAACTAGTTTGTTCGGAAGAGGGAGATAGACTTGCTACGAGACTTGTATCTGCCCTCATGGAG CATTACACCGGTCCAGATGGGAGGGGAACTGTTGACGACATAAGTGGTAGACTACGGGAGGGTTGTCCAAGTTATTACAAAGAATCTGATTACAAGTTCTACTTAGCAGTTGAATCTCTTGAAAGAGCTGCTGCTACATTAGATGCGGAGGAGAGAGAAAACCTTGCGAGAGAGGCATTCAATTACCTAAGCAAAGTTCCAGAGTCTGCAGAGCTGCGGACCGTATGTAAACGTTTTGAAGATCTGAG ATTTTATGAAGCTGTGGTCCTGTTACCTCTGCAAAAGGCACAAGCTCTTGACCCTGCTGGTGACGCTTTTAATGAGCAAATAGATGCTGGAATTCGAGATCTTGCACTTGCTCAACGCGAGCAGTGCTACGAGATTATTGCCAGTGCTTTGCATTCTTTAAAAGGTGAAGCTTCAAAGAGGGAATTTGGATCTCCTATCAGACCTATTGCTCAATCTACTCTTGATCAAACTTCTCGGAAAAAGTTTATACGCCAGATTGTCCAACTTGGTGTGCAATCTCCAGACAGAGTTTTTCATCAGAATCTATATCGAACCTTAATTGATTTGGGCTTGGAAGATGAACTACTGGAATATGGTGGCCCCGATTTGGTACCTTTTCTGCAAAATTCTGGTCGTGAACCTACAAATGAG GTTCGTGCTGCTTCTGCAGTGGCGTCTCCAACTTCACCATTAGCTCATGCTAGAGTAGCTGCGCCATCTAACCAAACAAAATATAGTGAGCTTTTGGCTCGTTATTATGTTTTGAAGAGGCAGCACGTTCTTGCAGCCCATGTTTTGGTGAGGCTGGCAGAAAGGCGTTCCACTGATGCAGGGGACACTCCTACTTTAGAGCAAAG GCGGCAATACTTGAGTAATGCTGTTTTGCAAGCAAAGAGTGCCCATGACACGGATGGTATGAGTGGTTCTGCCCGGGGTGCTCTTGACAATGGGCTGCTTGATTTGCTCGAAGGAAAGCTTGCTGTTCTTCAGtttcaaataaaaattaaagatgaACTGGAGGCTATGGCTTCCAGGTTAGAGGCATCTACAAGCACATCTGAATCTGGTTCCGGTGAAACATCACCCAATATGAGTAACATTCTTCGAGAAAAAGCCCAGGAGTTATCGATGGAACTGAAGAGCATTACTCAGCTGTATAATGACTATGCTGTTCCTTTTGAGATATGGGAG ATATGTCTGGAGATGTTGTACTTTGCTAGCTACTCTGGTGATGCTGATAGCAGCATAGTGCGAGAGACTTGGGCTAGGCTCATTGATCAAGCTCTTATGAGGGGTGGAATTGCTGAAGCTTGTGCTGTACTGAAGAGGGTTGGTTCCCACGTGTATCCCGGAGATGGAGCTGTTTTACCATTTGATACTCTCTGTCTTCACCTTGAGAAGGCTGCACTG GAGCGAGTGGTTTCTGGTGCTGAATCTGTTGGAGATGAAGATATTCCTAGGGCTCTTTTAGCTGCTTGCAAGGGTGCAGTGGAGCCTGTATTAAATACTTATGACCAGCTGTTATCTAGTGGGGCAGTGTTGCCAACTCCAAATCTTAGATTGCGTCTCCTGCGTTCCGTGCTGGCTTTACTTCGTGAATGGGCACTTTCTGTCTTCGCACAGGGAATGGGCACAAGTGTTACTGGAGCCTCTCTGATTCTTGGTGGAACTTTGTCATTAGGACAGACTGCAGTTGTTAATCAAGGTGTTCGCGATAAAATAACAAGTGCAGCGAATCG ATATATGACAGAAGTGCGAAGATTACCTCTTCCACAAAATCAGACTGAAGCCATCTATCGAGGTTTTCGTGAACTTGAAGAATCATTGTTAAGTCCGTTCCCTTTTGAACGGTTTTGA